ATCGCGGGCGACAGCGAGAACCGGCCGCGGGGGTGCCAGACGATTCAAGGCGCCCCCGCCCGGAGCGGAGGTATGGAGAAGACGCCGACCGGCACCGCCGTCGGAGTCGACGACCCCTACGTCCACGTCGACCGCTGTGACCACCTCACCGACGCCGGGAAGTGCCGGTTCGCGGTCGAGCAGGGCGAGCGCGACCCCCAGTTCGCCGACGCCCGCAGCGCCGAGGACTTCCAGTGTCCGGTCGCCGGCGACCGCGACGCCGAGGGACTGACCGGCCCCTGGGACTGGGCCGACTGCCCGCACTTTCGTTGTCGTGACCACGGGCAGCGAGGCGCGAGCGGAGTGAGCGCCTCGGGCAATGCGAGCGGTGCAACCGCGAGCCGGGAGTGTCTCCGCTGCGGTCTCGAGGAGCGGCGACTGGCCCACGACGACGAGCGGCCCCTGCTGGAGGAACACCACCTCTCCTACGCCGACGCCGCCGAGGAGGCCGGGGAGCCCAGCCACGAGATCACGGTCGTCCTCTGCCGGTGGTGTCACGGCAAGGTCCACGACTCCTGGGCGCGGATCGACGACGACGTCAACCCAGACCCGGAGGCCATCGCCGAGGCCGAGACCCGGCGGGCCCGCGAGCAGGACGAACTGGGGTTTTCGACCGCCGCCGAGCGGTTCGACCGCGACGGCGAGTGAGTCGGTTCCGGGCGACTTATCCGTTCCACCGACCTCTCTCCCGCCAATGACGCGCATCGACGTGGTCGACAACCACGGCCAGTTCACCCACCTGGAACACCGCGCGCTGCGGGACCTGGGCGTGGACGTGGAGCTCATCGACAACACGACCCCGCCGGCTGAAATCGACGCCGACGGCCTCGTCCTCTCGGGCGGCCCGGACATCGACGACATCGGCAACTGCCCGGCCTACCTCGACCTGGACGTGCCGGTGCTGGGGATCTGTCTCGGCATGCAGTTGATCGCACACGAACTCGACGGCCGGGTCGGGGCCGGCGACTACGGCGGCTACGCCGACGTCACCGTCGAGATCGTCGAGGAGACCGACCCGCTGATCGGCTCGCTGGCCCCCGAGACGCGCGTGTGGGCCAGCCACGCCGACGAAGTCAAAGCAGTGCCGGAAGGCTTCGTCCGGACCGCCACCAGCGACGTCTGCGGCGTCGAGGCCATGAGCGACACCGACCGCGACCTCTACGGCGTCCAGTGGCACCCTGAGGTCTCCCACACCGAGGAGGGCGAGGCCGTGTTCGAGAACTTCATCGATATCTGTCAGTGACGGCCGATCGGGGGCGACGTATCCGGTTTTTCGCGGGCTGAGACGGCGGACGTGAGCCCTTTTGCTCCGTACGTATACGTTCGTCTATAGTCAGGCGGGCATCAAGAACTATGACGGAGGGGCGTGGAACCCCAGACGATGACCACGACGCAGGGCGATCTCGCCGGGCTCTCCCGGTACATCTTCCGGGCGCCCAACTGGTACTCGAGTCTCACCTTCGCCCTCGTCATCGCCGCCGTCACCGGCGTCGCCGTCTTCGACGGCCGCTACGTCCTCGCCGACGCCTGGGAGGGCATCTTCTTCGTCGGCCTCCCGACCGTCGCCGCGAGCCTCGTCACCGCCTCCGTCGACCGGTGGCTCGGCGGCCAGTTCACCCACAACCGCGCGTCGCTTTTGGCGCTGACCTGCGAACTCGTCATCGTCGCGGCGCTGGTCGCGGCCGGCCTCGTGAGCGTCCTCTCCGGGCCCGTACAGTCGCTCGTCCTCGGGGAGGTCGTCGTCGGGCCGCTGGGCCAGGAGTTCGTCTTCGACGCGCTGCTGGTGGCGCTTGCCTCCATCTTCGCGCTGCGGCTGTTCGTGATCGTGGCGGTCTCCCGGCACTCGCTGCCCGTCGCGGCGATCCCGGCCAGCGTCCAGACCGTCGCGGCCGCCGTCCTCCTGTTCATCTACAGCGGGACGCTCCGGTATCTGGAGGTCGGCGGCCCCCTCGCCAACTCCTATCTCTCCCGGACCGAAGAGGCACCACCGGAACTGACGATCATCACCCCCGAGGACTTCGTCCTGCTCGCGGCGACCTGTCTGCTGTACGCCGGGGGCGTCTGGCTGTTCCTCCGGGCGATCGACTCGCCGTGGCGGCGCAGCATGGACGTCTCCGTGCTCGATTTCGTCCGCGGGTTCATCGGCCACATCGCCGAGGGGACCCGCGAACTGGAGGACTTCTTCGAGGAGATCGGCGAGGAGGCCGTCGTGCCGGTGACGGTCCTCTGCTTCCGGACCGACGAGGGGGCCGAGAAGGCCCGGTTCGTCCTGCCGATGATCCACCCCGGCCCGATGGGCGAGATCGGCGGCGGGAACCTCCCCGAACGGGTCGCCCGGCGCGCCGAAGGCCTGGCCTTCCCGCCCCACGCGACCGCGGGCCACGACTTCAACCTCGTGACCGAGCGAGAGGTCGACTCGATCCTCGCGGCCGCCGAGACCGCCATCGAGGGGATCGAGTACACCGACGAGGCGTCGGTCAGCGTCCGGACCACCGAGGGCGACGCGAAACTGCTCGGGCAGGCCTTCGGCGACGACGCGCTCGCGGTGGCGACCTACGCCCCGGGCTTCGCCGACGACGTGGAGTACGCGGTCGGCCTCTCGGCCGCCGCCGAGGCCCGCTCGGCCGGCCTCGGCGACGTGATGCTCGTCGACGCCCACAACAGCAACGACGGACTCGAGGGCGACGACCTGGGCCACGTCACCCCCGGGAGCCGGCGCTCCTTCGACATGATCAGCGGGGCCGGCGAGATCGGTGCCACCCTGACCGACGCCGAGCGCGGCCGGCCGAAACTGGGCGTCGCCTGGGACGAGACCCCCTGGGAACCGACCGATGGGATCGGCCCGCTCGGCGTCCGCGTGGCCGTCCTCGAGGTCGGCGACCACCGCACCGCCTACGTGCTCGTCGACGGGAACAACATGGAACCGGGTCTCCGCGGGAAGCTGATCGACGCCATCTCAGGCGTCGACCACGCCGAAGTGATGACGACGGACACGCACATCGTCAACACCGTCGAGGCCGACAACCAGGTGGGTGCGGCCATCCCCGAACACGACCTGATCGCCGTCGTCACGGATCTGGTCGACCGCGCGATCCACGACCTCGAACCCGTCGAGGCGGGCATGGCGACCGAACGCGCCGAGGTGACCGTCTTCGGCAACGACCGGACGGAGACGCTCGCTGCCCACGCCAACGCGATGATCTCCATGGGCGCGACGCTGGCCGCCGCCGTCATCGTCGCCGTCATCACCATCTCGGTGATCCTGTTCGTGCTCGCCTAGCGGTTACCGATTCTGATAACCCGACGGGACGTTTTAAGCCGGGTCACGCCCGAGGACCGGGAAACGGCGGAGTCGCGCGACTCCGACGAACGTCGACGATGCACCCTGGCTCACCCCGCCCCGACCCGGAGCCCGCAGCGCCGGCCGATCGGCTACCGGGTCGGTCGCTCCGGTCGTCGCTGCTGGTCTGTGCACTGGCGATAGCCGTGCTTGCATTCCTGAGCGGCCCGGCCGCGGCCCAGCAGTCGGGAGAGTGTTTCGGGACGGACGTCACCGAGGGCGTCGCCGGCGAAGAAGTCGAACTCTCGATCAACTGCGGCGGCTACGTCCTCGTCGGCGGTGACAAGCCGGTCGACGGCGGCGAGAACACGAACTTCTTCGACGTGCTGTACGTCTCCGGCGGCGGTACGACCACCACCGTCAACACCCGGCTGCTGGGCACCGACCGGTCGGCCTACTCCGGCGGCGTCGTCAGCTACGCCCAGAAGTACGGCCCCGACACCCCGCCCGGCCAGACCAGCGAGTTCTCCGGCCTCACCTTCGAGGACGAGGACGGCAACCAGGTCGCCTCGACGCTCGCGGAGTTCGAAGAGCGGCTCGGCGTCTCGCGCCTGCCCCGGCCCCTCCAGCCCGCTCGGTTCCGGTTGCTCGCGGGACCCAACGCGACCGTCGTCCTCGGCGACGACGGCGTCCCGTACCTCGAGAATCCGCTCGACCGTTCGAACCTCAGGCTGACCGAGCCGAGTTTCGAGGGTGACCTGGGCGTCGCCATCGCGCCGACCGGCGCGGCCGACGAGGAGTTCGCGCCGACGACGAGCCGCGACGAAGTCGCCGTCGGCGACCGGATTCGGATCGACGGGTTCGACACCAGCGGGTTCCGGGGCACGCTCGCCGCCACCGACGCCGAGGGCCTCGACATGCTCCGGGCTGTGAAGGCCTACCCCGAGGGCGTCAACGTCACCATCGAGCACACCAACCCGGGGACCAACGAACCGCCCGAGCAGTTCTCCTTCGACGGGGCCGAGGCCGACGACCTGTTCGTGAGCTACGAGACCGGCGACGAGGAGTTCCACGTCGTCCTCGACACCTCGCCCGGGACGTGGTTCGGCAGCCGAGCGACGCCCGGCGACGAGTTCGAGGTGACCTTCGCCTTCGAGGGCACCGAAGGCGAGCGGTACCGCTTCCCGGACGGCGGCGGCATGCCCGCGCCCTTCAGCGCCGTCTCGGAGAGCGACTCGAGTCTGGGCGAACAGTACCCCTACTTCGAGAGCGGCGAGTCGACCGTCGAGTCCACGACGACGTTCACCGTGGTCGAACCACGCATCGAGTACGACCCCGTCCGGTTGACCCGCGACGGGGAATTGATCGTCGGTGCGAACGGCCAGCACAGAATCACCGGGACGACGACCTACGCGCCGGGGACCGAACTGTCGATCCAGCTCATCTCCCGTGACGACCCGCCGCCGACGACCATCCGGATCGACGACGTCACGATCGCAGAGGACGGGACGTTCCGGACGCCACCGGTCGATTACTCGGTACTGGACCCCGAACACGAGGTCGAAGCGGAGCTGTTCCTCCGGAACGAGCTGTACGATCGCCGCCCGGTCGTCATCGCCCAGGACCCCGCGAACCCGGCCGACCTCGAACTCGCCGACGCGACCGGGGCGCTGACGATCACCGAGGGCGAGACGCTCGCGGGACTCGCCGCCACGGTCCGGAACGTGGGCGTCGACCACGGCAACGCCCGGGTCCTCCTCGACGTCGACGGGGAACGCTGGGGGAACCAGTCGGTGACCGTCCCGCCCGACCGGAACCGGACGGTCGCCTTCGACGGCGCCCGCCCGTCACTGCCACCGGGTGAGTACCCCTACACCGTGCGCCTCGCCGACAGTGATCAGACCCGCTCCGGAACGCTCACGATCCGGGCGGCGGCGACTCCGGTCCCGACCGACACGCCAACCACGGCGGCGCCCACCCCCGAGCCGACCGGGACGGCGACCGGAACCGACGACCCCCCGACCCGGACGGTGACGCAAGAGCGCGTGCCGACGACCGACGGCGGCAACGAATCGGCCGCCGCGGACGACTCCGGCGGGTCGCTCCTGGGCGGCGTTCTCGGCTACCTGGCCGGCGTGGTTCCCTACACCCTCGGCTCGATGGTGCTGGTGATCACCGGGTACGTCGTCGCGCGCGTCGTCGTCGCCAGACGCGGCGGTGAGAGTGCGTCGTGAGAGTCCGGCTGACCGTCACTCGGCGAAGAGGTCGTCGACGGCCGACCGGGCCGCGAGCGCCGCGTCGTCGGCGACCCGCTCCGGGTCGTGCTCGTCCGCCGGCGCGTTGAGGTAGACGTCCACTTCCAGGACGTCGTCCTCGAAGGTGACGGTCACGTCGAGGTCGTCGACGTTCGACTGCTTGTACCGCGAGAAGACGACCCCTTCTGCGGCCTCGGCGGCCGTCTCGACGACGTCCTCGTCTGTCGGGTCGCCCATCTCAGGCGCCGCCGGCACCGGGACCCATCGGGCCGCCACCGCCGCCCGCGCCGCCGAGCAGCTGCTGGAGCTCCTGCTGGAGTTCCTCGAACTGCTGCTGGACGCGTTCTTCCTGCTTTTCGAGCGTGTCGACGCGGACTTCGAGGCTCTCGACGGACTCCTCGAGGTCCTCCTTGGCCTCGCCGTACTCGGTCTTGACGAGGAGTTCGCCGACCTCGCGGTACATCGTCGTGTCCTCGTCGACGTCGTCGAGCTCCTCGAGCGCCGTCTGGGACTCGGTGAGCTGGGTCTCGGCCTGCTGTTTCTGGGCGGCGACCTGCTGTGCGGTCTCCTGGAGGTCCTGTAGCTCCTCGATTTTCTCCTGTGCTTCCGGCGGCAAATTACCCTGCATACTCCGACGGTCGGCACCCGGAGTGAAAAACCCACGCATCTCAGCACCGGCGGGGTCACGGGGACGGACGACGGGCAGGTCGGTCGCGAGACGGCCCGGACGGGCGACCTGGGCGTCTCCGCGGGGCGGTTCGGGGTTCCCCAGAGCGGCTCAGGATTCTGCGCGTTCGGGTCCGTCCACTGCTTCGACGTGTTCGGCCCACTTCTCCACCGTCGGCTGGCCCCAGTAGCGGGCGGTGTGGCTCCGCGGATCGTAGTCGACGATCCCCGCGTCGTCGAGTTTCGGCAGGTGCCGGTGGTGCAGATCGATCGCGAGGCGGTCGCGGTCGACCGCGTCGTCCTCGGACGCGAGGGCGTCGATCAGGTCCGAAAGCTCAGTGACTTCGACGCCCGAGCGACGCAGATAGAGGCACACCCGACGCCGACGCGAGTCGGAGAGCAACTCGAAGACCTCGTCGATCGGCGGCGTCACCGCCGCGCGGTTCGTCCCGAGCGGGTTCGTCACGTTCGGGGAACCCACCGTTCCTTCGGACTGATGGTCGTCTCTCATGGAGGCTACACTGCAACGTCGGACCCCGGTGGCATGAGGGCGATACCTAACTGTCTAGGGTGGCCCGTCGTCGAAGAACGCGGCCAGGAGTTTCCGCTCGGCGTGGCGGAGGTGCTGGTGCAGGGTCGGCGAGGTGATGCCGAGCGAGTCGGCCACCTCCTCGGCCGTGCTGTCGCGGGGCCAGTCGAAGTACCCGCCGAAGTACGCCGCCGATAGCGCGGCCTGCTGGCGATCCGTGAGGTCGTCCGCGAGGTCCTCACAGGTCGTTTCCGCGGGGTCGGGCGGACTCGTGCTCTCGCGTTTCGCCGCGAGCGTGACGCCCCCGAACCGGTCGTCCAGCCGTTCGGTCAACCCGCGCAGGTCGAAGCCGCTGGGCGCGGACGCGTCGACCGTCGTCAGCCCCGCTCTGGACTCGACGTCGACCGGTTCGACCCCGACGCTGTAGAGAAAGGCGGTGAGCGACGACCCGACGCGGGCCTCGAAGACGGCGTGCTCGTCGGTCTCGGTGACCAGTCTGAGGTGATCCGGCGTCGGGACGTGCTCGGCGGCCGCGATGTCGCGGACCGCCTCGGGGCTGGCCCCGGAGATGGCCGCGTAGGTGAGCCGCTCGTCGTCCGCGGCGGCCGCGGAGCCGAGCAACCGGCAGGTGCAGTCGAGTTCGGCCGAGACCGTCGAGAAGAAGGTGTCGGGCCGGTCCAGCTCGAAGGTGACGGCCAGTCGCTCGTCGGACTCGATGAGCTTTCGGTTCTGGGTGGCGCTGATCGCGAACCCGACCATCTCGCCGAGCAGTTCGAAGGCCGTGATCTCGCGGTCGCTGAACGCGCCCCGCCGGTCGGCGTAGACGATGAGCAGGCCGTGTGTCACCCCCCGGTGGTTGAACGGGATCGTCGCGATCGAGCGGAAGTCGTACTCCATGGCCTGCTCGCGGAACGGCTCGGACAGGGGGTCCGAGGTCACGTCGTGGGTGACCGTCACCTCGCCCGTCTCGAAGGTTTTGGCCGCCGGACCGGCCCTTTCGTGGTCCATCTCGACCGGAATATCGACCGCGTCGAGGTACCCGGCGCCGTCCCCGGCCCAGGCCTTGGGTTCGACGACCGCCTCGCCGGGTCGCTCCACGCCAGTGAACGCGAAGCGATACAGCGACGAGCCGCCCAGGCGCTCACAGACGGTCTCCTCGATCTCCTCGGCGGTCGCCGCCGAGGCCAGCGCGCGGATGGTCTCCTGGACGAGTTCGTTGATGCGATTCAACGTCTCCAGTTCGTCGCGCTGGGTCCGCAACTGGCGTTCGTGCTCCTTCCGGTCGGTCACGTCGCGGACGACGCCGACGGTCCCCGCGAACTCGCCGTCTTCTGGCGGGAGCAGCGAGAACCGGTTCTCGATGGCGATCTCGTCGCCGGCGGCCGTCCGGAACCGTCCCTCGACGGTGCCCACCGAGCGCTCCCCGTCGAGCAGCGCCGCGCGCTCGCGCTGGGCCTCCCTGAGGAAGTCCTCGTCGACGAGCGTCCCGTCGCCGAGGCTCCCGACGTTCGTGCCGTAGAACTCCTCCGGATCGTAGCCGAACTTCTCCTCGGCGGCGTCGTTGACCATCCGGAGCCGGTTGTCCGCGTCGGTCATGTAGACCCCGTCGC
Above is a genomic segment from Halorientalis sp. LT38 containing:
- a CDS encoding DUF7097 family protein; protein product: MEKTPTGTAVGVDDPYVHVDRCDHLTDAGKCRFAVEQGERDPQFADARSAEDFQCPVAGDRDAEGLTGPWDWADCPHFRCRDHGQRGASGVSASGNASGATASRECLRCGLEERRLAHDDERPLLEEHHLSYADAAEEAGEPSHEITVVLCRWCHGKVHDSWARIDDDVNPDPEAIAEAETRRAREQDELGFSTAAERFDRDGE
- a CDS encoding GMP synthase subunit A; protein product: MTRIDVVDNHGQFTHLEHRALRDLGVDVELIDNTTPPAEIDADGLVLSGGPDIDDIGNCPAYLDLDVPVLGICLGMQLIAHELDGRVGAGDYGGYADVTVEIVEETDPLIGSLAPETRVWASHADEVKAVPEGFVRTATSDVCGVEAMSDTDRDLYGVQWHPEVSHTEEGEAVFENFIDICQ
- a CDS encoding DUF2070 family protein, encoding MTTTQGDLAGLSRYIFRAPNWYSSLTFALVIAAVTGVAVFDGRYVLADAWEGIFFVGLPTVAASLVTASVDRWLGGQFTHNRASLLALTCELVIVAALVAAGLVSVLSGPVQSLVLGEVVVGPLGQEFVFDALLVALASIFALRLFVIVAVSRHSLPVAAIPASVQTVAAAVLLFIYSGTLRYLEVGGPLANSYLSRTEEAPPELTIITPEDFVLLAATCLLYAGGVWLFLRAIDSPWRRSMDVSVLDFVRGFIGHIAEGTRELEDFFEEIGEEAVVPVTVLCFRTDEGAEKARFVLPMIHPGPMGEIGGGNLPERVARRAEGLAFPPHATAGHDFNLVTEREVDSILAAAETAIEGIEYTDEASVSVRTTEGDAKLLGQAFGDDALAVATYAPGFADDVEYAVGLSAAAEARSAGLGDVMLVDAHNSNDGLEGDDLGHVTPGSRRSFDMISGAGEIGATLTDAERGRPKLGVAWDETPWEPTDGIGPLGVRVAVLEVGDHRTAYVLVDGNNMEPGLRGKLIDAISGVDHAEVMTTDTHIVNTVEADNQVGAAIPEHDLIAVVTDLVDRAIHDLEPVEAGMATERAEVTVFGNDRTETLAAHANAMISMGATLAAAVIVAVITISVILFVLA
- a CDS encoding BGTF surface domain-containing protein, which translates into the protein MHPGSPRPDPEPAAPADRLPGRSLRSSLLVCALAIAVLAFLSGPAAAQQSGECFGTDVTEGVAGEEVELSINCGGYVLVGGDKPVDGGENTNFFDVLYVSGGGTTTTVNTRLLGTDRSAYSGGVVSYAQKYGPDTPPGQTSEFSGLTFEDEDGNQVASTLAEFEERLGVSRLPRPLQPARFRLLAGPNATVVLGDDGVPYLENPLDRSNLRLTEPSFEGDLGVAIAPTGAADEEFAPTTSRDEVAVGDRIRIDGFDTSGFRGTLAATDAEGLDMLRAVKAYPEGVNVTIEHTNPGTNEPPEQFSFDGAEADDLFVSYETGDEEFHVVLDTSPGTWFGSRATPGDEFEVTFAFEGTEGERYRFPDGGGMPAPFSAVSESDSSLGEQYPYFESGESTVESTTTFTVVEPRIEYDPVRLTRDGELIVGANGQHRITGTTTYAPGTELSIQLISRDDPPPTTIRIDDVTIAEDGTFRTPPVDYSVLDPEHEVEAELFLRNELYDRRPVVIAQDPANPADLELADATGALTITEGETLAGLAATVRNVGVDHGNARVLLDVDGERWGNQSVTVPPDRNRTVAFDGARPSLPPGEYPYTVRLADSDQTRSGTLTIRAAATPVPTDTPTTAAPTPEPTGTATGTDDPPTRTVTQERVPTTDGGNESAAADDSGGSLLGGVLGYLAGVVPYTLGSMVLVITGYVVARVVVARRGGESAS
- a CDS encoding DUF3194 domain-containing protein, encoding MGDPTDEDVVETAAEAAEGVVFSRYKQSNVDDLDVTVTFEDDVLEVDVYLNAPADEHDPERVADDAALAARSAVDDLFAE
- a CDS encoding prefoldin subunit beta, translated to MQGNLPPEAQEKIEELQDLQETAQQVAAQKQQAETQLTESQTALEELDDVDEDTTMYREVGELLVKTEYGEAKEDLEESVESLEVRVDTLEKQEERVQQQFEELQQELQQLLGGAGGGGGPMGPGAGGA
- a CDS encoding DUF7344 domain-containing protein; translated protein: MRDDHQSEGTVGSPNVTNPLGTNRAAVTPPIDEVFELLSDSRRRRVCLYLRRSGVEVTELSDLIDALASEDDAVDRDRLAIDLHHRHLPKLDDAGIVDYDPRSHTARYWGQPTVEKWAEHVEAVDGPERAES